The following coding sequences lie in one Flagellimonas eckloniae genomic window:
- a CDS encoding T9SS type B sorting domain-containing protein yields the protein MNLKTRILLFVGFFTTTLGISQWVQTSGPQGGALKEIVAANGNLILSAGEAGLYLSTNNGTSWRTANSGLPCNITIKKLISDDEFVYVVTEEDGLFKSEDFGASWLPINNGISNFTFNSIYADGTNLYAANEDGGVYYSPNRGTSWEEKSSGIAMVLFNDFAMFNGQLFAAGADLFGTTDNGDTWNSVGLPGLLTGAIKSIAATANTLFITDSNAVFFSNGALTTWTAATVSPNAPITSIQTSGNRVFITTSDGRIFFSDNEGVNWNLIQNNNTDRPAEDALFTNGRILMTTSEGLFSSGDSGLNWNESNNGILATSIESLHTNDSFIYAGTKNQHVFRSGDNGQSWTRLRNGLNTIESSHVSDIITYQDNLLIATDDGVYESTDDGNSWTKILDPGPGGNVATLATRDRVILAGVNGVGLYISLDDGVSWSLTSGSGLGINSDYESIVIQSATILISARNGKVFESIDFGLNWGEVSITNGFTLVYKLILHEDKLYAATARGFWVSDNFGGSWNAFNDESIPLFDAEIVDDLVYAGSDQGVFVASLDGSPWFELCAGIGKRTVNELVLTDDLLFGGTLSSSVWNYDLSNSIFPPEEGSSNITETVELCSSDTPIDLTSLLPNSIELGGSWSPELNSTSNILNPSVDSSGIYTYMLPESDCGCSTSFQVQVDIDPQTSAGDDIVLEACINNEPFDLLERLGENAAQGGTWSPSLSSGSNIFNPTIDVAGIYSYTVTFDCGQDTAEATISISGGFEIPSDLIDIKTSSKEGLITVMVDYDNQFEFSLDGINYTQNNVLPVLEGGSYTVFGREINGCGFFQKEVSLLFIPKFFSPNMDSFNDYWEISGEINQNFTLTIFDRFGKLLKQLDNNNSRWDGNFNGKRLPSSDYWFSIVFENGSSESGHFSLIR from the coding sequence TGCACTCAAAGAAATTGTCGCTGCAAATGGTAATTTGATTTTATCTGCTGGCGAAGCTGGTCTATATCTATCTACAAATAATGGCACTTCTTGGAGAACGGCCAACTCTGGTTTACCCTGTAACATTACTATTAAAAAACTTATCTCTGATGATGAGTTCGTTTATGTTGTAACTGAGGAGGATGGACTTTTTAAATCTGAAGATTTTGGAGCTAGTTGGCTGCCAATAAATAACGGCATTTCCAACTTTACATTTAATTCGATCTATGCGGATGGAACTAATCTATACGCCGCCAACGAGGACGGCGGAGTCTACTATTCTCCAAATAGAGGAACGAGCTGGGAAGAAAAAAGTTCAGGTATTGCAATGGTCTTGTTTAACGATTTTGCCATGTTCAATGGCCAATTGTTTGCCGCTGGTGCTGATTTATTCGGAACCACAGATAACGGCGACACCTGGAACTCGGTTGGCCTCCCAGGTTTACTTACAGGGGCAATAAAATCAATTGCCGCCACAGCAAATACTTTGTTTATTACTGATAGTAATGCGGTGTTTTTCTCCAATGGAGCTTTGACGACATGGACAGCGGCTACCGTTAGTCCAAATGCCCCAATAACAAGTATTCAAACTTCTGGAAATCGAGTTTTTATAACAACTTCTGATGGCAGGATATTTTTTAGCGATAATGAAGGGGTAAACTGGAATCTTATCCAAAATAACAATACGGATAGACCTGCTGAAGATGCCCTTTTTACCAATGGTAGAATATTGATGACTACATCAGAAGGACTGTTCTCTTCTGGTGATAGCGGTCTAAACTGGAATGAAAGCAATAACGGAATATTGGCAACAAGCATCGAATCACTTCATACCAATGATTCTTTTATTTATGCTGGCACCAAAAATCAACATGTATTTCGCTCAGGTGATAATGGCCAATCTTGGACAAGACTTAGAAATGGGTTGAATACCATTGAGTCTTCCCATGTTTCCGATATAATTACTTATCAGGACAACTTGCTCATTGCAACCGATGATGGTGTTTACGAATCCACGGATGATGGAAATTCTTGGACAAAAATTCTTGACCCAGGCCCAGGAGGTAATGTAGCAACTCTTGCCACAAGAGATCGGGTTATATTGGCAGGAGTAAATGGAGTTGGCCTCTATATTTCATTGGATGATGGAGTATCTTGGAGCCTTACAAGTGGGTCAGGTCTTGGTATAAATTCAGACTATGAATCCATTGTTATCCAAAGCGCCACCATATTGATCAGTGCAAGAAATGGTAAAGTTTTTGAATCCATAGATTTTGGATTAAACTGGGGCGAGGTTTCAATTACGAACGGTTTTACTTTGGTTTATAAACTAATTCTACATGAAGATAAATTATATGCGGCAACAGCTCGAGGTTTTTGGGTAAGTGATAATTTTGGAGGGAGCTGGAATGCATTTAATGATGAATCCATTCCATTATTTGATGCGGAAATTGTAGATGATTTGGTTTATGCCGGGTCAGATCAAGGGGTTTTTGTCGCCTCTCTTGATGGCTCACCTTGGTTTGAGTTGTGTGCGGGTATAGGAAAACGGACTGTAAATGAACTTGTGTTAACAGATGACCTTCTTTTTGGAGGAACTTTATCCTCCAGTGTCTGGAACTATGATTTAAGCAATAGCATCTTCCCCCCAGAAGAAGGAAGCTCAAATATTACAGAAACGGTAGAGTTATGTTCTTCAGATACTCCAATTGATCTAACCAGTCTTCTCCCTAATTCAATTGAACTTGGCGGTAGTTGGAGTCCCGAACTAAACTCAACAAGTAACATTTTGAATCCTAGTGTAGATTCCTCTGGAATTTATACATACATGCTACCCGAATCAGATTGTGGCTGTAGTACCTCTTTTCAAGTTCAAGTGGACATAGATCCGCAAACCAGCGCAGGAGATGATATTGTGCTGGAAGCCTGTATAAATAATGAACCCTTTGATTTGTTGGAGCGTTTAGGTGAAAATGCCGCACAAGGGGGTACCTGGAGTCCTTCTTTGTCAAGCGGGTCTAATATTTTCAATCCTACAATTGATGTAGCAGGAATTTATAGCTACACCGTTACCTTTGACTGTGGACAAGATACTGCCGAAGCTACTATTTCAATTTCAGGAGGTTTTGAAATTCCATCGGATTTAATAGACATCAAAACATCTTCAAAAGAAGGACTCATTACTGTAATGGTAGATTATGATAATCAATTTGAATTCTCTTTGGATGGTATTAATTACACCCAAAATAATGTTTTACCTGTATTGGAAGGAGGAAGTTATACTGTTTTTGGAAGGGAAATAAATGGTTGTGGGTTTTTTCAGAAGGAAGTTTCATTGTTGTTCATCCCAAAATTCTTTTCCCCAAATATGGATAGTTTTAATGATTATTGGGAAATTTCTGGAGAAATAAACCAAAATTTTACACTTACAATTTTCGACAGATTTGGAAAATTGTTAAAGCAATTAGATAACAACAATTCCCGTTGGGATGGAAATTTCAACGGTAAAAGATTGCCTTCATCAGATTATTGGTTCAGCATAGTCTTTGAAAACGGAAGTTCTGAATCGGGACACTTTTCTTTGATTAGATAA
- a CDS encoding ZIP family metal transporter, which produces MEQVINYFESINPILAAFYATLFTWGLTALGAGLVFFFKNPNRAVMDGMLGFTGGVMVAASFWSLLAPGIEMSPGEGFVKVIPAAVGFLLGAFFLFGLDKVLPHLHINFKESEAEGMKTPWHRTTLLTLAITLHNIPEGLAVGVLFGGVAAGFDGATIGGAVALALGIGLQNFPEGFAVAMPLRRQGLTRRKSFMYGQASALVEPIAAVIGAWAVLTFEPILPYALAFAAGAMIFVVVEEVIPETQQDKHSDIAVMGFIGGFIVMMTLDVGLG; this is translated from the coding sequence ATGGAACAAGTAATCAACTATTTTGAATCTATAAACCCTATTTTGGCCGCTTTTTATGCCACTTTGTTTACTTGGGGACTGACAGCCCTGGGAGCTGGATTGGTTTTTTTCTTTAAAAACCCAAACCGAGCCGTAATGGACGGAATGCTTGGGTTTACTGGTGGGGTGATGGTAGCCGCCAGTTTTTGGAGCTTGCTTGCCCCTGGAATTGAAATGAGTCCGGGTGAAGGTTTTGTTAAGGTAATTCCTGCCGCAGTAGGGTTTTTACTGGGGGCGTTTTTTCTTTTTGGATTGGATAAGGTACTACCGCATTTGCATATAAATTTTAAAGAAAGTGAGGCGGAGGGTATGAAAACACCTTGGCACAGAACCACTTTGCTCACCTTGGCGATAACATTGCACAACATCCCTGAAGGGTTGGCCGTAGGGGTACTTTTTGGAGGTGTCGCTGCTGGCTTTGATGGGGCAACCATTGGAGGCGCAGTTGCCTTGGCCCTGGGGATTGGATTACAGAATTTCCCTGAAGGTTTTGCCGTGGCCATGCCCTTGCGAAGGCAAGGTCTTACCCGAAGAAAAAGTTTTATGTATGGGCAAGCATCGGCATTAGTGGAGCCCATAGCTGCGGTTATAGGGGCTTGGGCCGTGCTTACCTTTGAACCCATTTTGCCCTATGCACTGGCCTTTGCGGCGGGCGCGATGATTTTTGTTGTTGTTGAAGAGGTGATTCCGGAAACCCAACAAGACAAACATTCGGATATTGCTGTAATGGGCTTTATTGGGGGTTTTATTGTGATGATGACCTTGGATGTAGGGCTGGGGTAG
- a CDS encoding metal-dependent transcriptional regulator — MTRSEENYIKTIFHLGGNTATPIATNAIAEQMQTKPSSVTDMARKLADKGLVHYKKYQGVSLTDFGIKTALSIIRKHRLWEVFLVEKLDFSWDEVHEVAEQLEHIKSEKLIDKLDELLGHPKYDPHGDPIPTKDGKFMVRDKQLLSEMPLKSIGVCVGVKDTSAMFLKFLDKNNIALGNTIQVLEKEDFDMSLHIKVEDKKLNISHQIASNLYVKKND; from the coding sequence ATGACCAGGTCCGAAGAAAACTATATCAAGACCATATTTCATTTAGGAGGTAATACGGCTACGCCAATTGCTACCAACGCCATAGCGGAGCAAATGCAAACAAAACCGTCTTCAGTTACGGATATGGCCAGAAAATTAGCTGATAAGGGTCTGGTCCACTACAAAAAATATCAAGGGGTCTCTTTGACCGATTTCGGAATTAAAACAGCGCTTTCCATTATTCGAAAACATAGGTTATGGGAGGTTTTTTTGGTAGAAAAATTAGATTTTTCATGGGATGAGGTTCACGAAGTAGCAGAGCAATTGGAACATATAAAAAGCGAAAAGTTAATTGACAAATTGGATGAGCTTTTGGGTCATCCCAAATATGATCCGCATGGAGACCCAATTCCCACAAAAGACGGCAAGTTTATGGTGAGGGACAAACAGTTGTTGAGTGAGATGCCTTTAAAAAGTATTGGTGTTTGTGTTGGAGTTAAAGATACTTCTGCTATGTTTTTAAAATTTTTGGACAAGAACAATATTGCTTTGGGAAATACAATCCAAGTTTTGGAAAAAGAAGATTTTGATATGTCGCTCCATATAAAAGTCGAGGATAAAAAATTGAATATATCGCATCAAATAGCATCGAATCTTTACGTTAAAAAGAATGACTAA
- a CDS encoding TonB-dependent receptor produces MKSISLALILLSFISGWSQTGTIQGKVSENGQNLPFINIYLKGTQNGTSTDKNGNYSIASLAPGNYVLIASAIGYEPYRKSFLIGRDESITLNIELTPSAEALDEMVVTGTLKAVSRLESAVPVEVYKPTFLKQNPTPSIFEALQNVNGVRPQINCNVCNTGDIHINGLEGPYTLVLIDGMPIVSGLGTVYGLSGIPNSLIEQIEIVKGPASTLYGSEAVGGLINIITKHAPNAPEFFADGYLTGWGEYNLDIGSKFEVGKKTDVLLGINYFNFDEIIDNNDDNFTDLTLQDRISIFQKWNFKRDNAKVFSLAGRFFYEDRWGGELQWTPEFRGGDDIYGESIYTRRWEVLGKYQLPIDEKVMLSVSYNDHDQNSVYGNVSYLANQRIGFGQMTWDKSIGNHDLLFGSAIRYNFYDDNTPATESADEVWIPSLFVQDELKLAEKHSLLGGIRYDYDNRHGNILTPRAAYKWRISDNDIFRINAGTGFRVVNLFTEDHAALTGARDVIISEELKPERSVNINLNYLKKIYMDNGTFVGIDASAFYTHFSNVILPDYDTDPNQIIYDNLDGKSVSKGVSANIDLVLPNGLKFLVGATWQDVSNTENGVTERQILTESITGTWNVSYTFRSLNLTVDYTGNLYGPMRLPTLGELDPRQEFSPTWSIQNIQFTYKGLDKFEFYGGIKNLLDWTPNRGNPFIIARANDPFDQNVQFDPQGNVVVTADNPYALTFDPSYVYGPNQGIRGFFGLRYTVF; encoded by the coding sequence ATGAAATCAATCTCATTGGCACTAATTTTACTAAGTTTCATTTCGGGATGGTCCCAAACCGGAACAATCCAAGGTAAGGTCTCCGAAAATGGACAAAACCTACCTTTTATCAACATCTACTTAAAAGGAACCCAAAACGGTACCTCTACCGATAAAAATGGAAACTATTCTATTGCTAGCCTGGCCCCAGGAAACTATGTGCTGATTGCCTCAGCTATTGGATATGAACCCTATAGAAAGTCGTTTTTAATTGGAAGAGATGAATCAATAACACTCAATATTGAGTTGACACCATCCGCCGAAGCATTGGATGAAATGGTGGTTACCGGTACCTTAAAAGCAGTAAGTAGATTGGAAAGTGCTGTTCCTGTTGAAGTTTATAAGCCAACCTTTCTAAAACAAAACCCAACCCCAAGTATTTTTGAAGCCCTTCAGAATGTAAATGGGGTTCGTCCGCAGATCAATTGCAACGTTTGCAATACGGGCGACATCCATATAAATGGATTGGAAGGGCCTTACACTTTAGTGTTGATAGACGGCATGCCCATTGTAAGCGGTCTGGGTACGGTCTACGGATTATCCGGAATACCAAACTCCCTAATTGAACAAATTGAAATTGTAAAAGGGCCTGCCTCCACACTTTATGGCAGTGAAGCTGTTGGCGGTTTAATCAACATCATTACCAAACATGCACCCAATGCCCCCGAGTTTTTTGCGGATGGGTATTTGACCGGTTGGGGGGAATACAACCTAGATATTGGTTCAAAATTTGAGGTGGGTAAAAAAACAGATGTATTGTTGGGCATCAATTATTTTAATTTTGATGAAATCATTGACAACAACGACGATAATTTTACAGATCTGACATTACAAGATCGTATCTCTATTTTCCAAAAATGGAACTTTAAGCGGGATAATGCCAAGGTATTTTCTCTTGCAGGCCGATTCTTTTATGAAGACCGATGGGGAGGGGAACTCCAATGGACACCAGAGTTTAGAGGTGGCGACGATATTTATGGAGAAAGTATCTATACCCGCAGATGGGAAGTTTTGGGAAAATATCAATTACCCATTGATGAAAAAGTAATGCTTTCTGTGTCCTATAATGACCATGATCAAAACTCTGTTTACGGGAATGTTTCCTATTTGGCAAATCAGCGAATCGGGTTTGGACAAATGACTTGGGACAAATCCATTGGCAACCATGATTTGCTCTTTGGAAGTGCCATTCGCTATAACTTTTATGATGATAATACCCCAGCTACAGAAAGTGCTGACGAAGTCTGGATTCCCAGTCTTTTTGTTCAAGATGAATTAAAACTTGCTGAAAAACATTCCCTTTTAGGGGGCATCCGCTATGATTATGACAATAGGCATGGTAATATTCTTACCCCAAGAGCCGCATATAAGTGGAGAATTTCCGATAATGATATTTTCAGAATCAATGCAGGAACAGGGTTTCGAGTGGTGAACCTGTTTACTGAAGATCATGCCGCACTGACTGGAGCACGGGACGTAATTATTTCCGAAGAACTAAAACCTGAACGTTCTGTAAACATAAACCTCAACTATTTGAAAAAAATATATATGGACAATGGCACCTTCGTAGGTATTGATGCTTCCGCTTTTTATACCCATTTCTCCAATGTTATTTTACCAGATTACGATACCGACCCTAATCAAATTATCTATGATAACTTAGATGGAAAATCAGTTTCCAAAGGGGTAAGTGCCAATATCGATTTAGTGCTGCCCAATGGACTTAAGTTTTTGGTGGGGGCCACTTGGCAAGATGTAAGCAATACTGAAAATGGAGTTACGGAACGTCAAATACTTACCGAAAGCATTACTGGAACATGGAATGTCTCCTATACTTTTAGAAGTTTAAATCTTACTGTAGATTATACAGGTAATTTGTACGGGCCAATGCGCTTACCAACTTTAGGGGAGTTAGATCCCCGACAGGAGTTCTCACCTACTTGGAGCATTCAGAACATTCAGTTTACCTACAAAGGGTTAGACAAGTTTGAATTCTACGGTGGTATTAAAAACCTCTTGGATTGGACGCCCAACCGGGGAAATCCTTTTATAATAGCTCGTGCCAATGATCCCTTTGATCAAAACGTACAATTTGACCCCCAAGGTAATGTTGTGGTAACAGCGGACAATCCATATGCCCTTACTTTTGATCCCAGCTATGTGTACGGCCCCAACCAAGGTATCCGTGGGTTCTTTGGATTACGGTATACGGTTTTTTAG
- a CDS encoding 3-keto-disaccharide hydrolase, producing the protein MKLLLFTCIGCCFMISQLSFSQNTNEVIEPEVAGNRVIDLLEGGTLDAWKVPSTNWKIQNESIIGSTGEEKLEIPEWLYTKQRFRDFEFTCEMRLSGDRRRNTGIYYRVHPFLFKSQNGKKSYMAPSGYEFDAAFHHPDGKNFRGTLGDWYARPSLRIFPDKDIINKAYKTDEWNRMTLRAHGNRLEYWINGFKVMDYTDTDPKASQEGIIGFQIHDGSVMTVEYRNIRVLPL; encoded by the coding sequence ATGAAGCTCTTGTTGTTTACATGTATAGGCTGTTGTTTTATGATTTCCCAGCTGTCCTTTTCCCAAAACACCAATGAAGTCATTGAGCCCGAAGTTGCTGGGAACAGAGTGATAGATTTGCTTGAAGGGGGTACCCTGGATGCTTGGAAGGTTCCCTCCACAAACTGGAAGATACAGAACGAAAGTATTATTGGATCTACCGGAGAGGAGAAACTTGAAATCCCGGAATGGCTTTATACCAAACAGCGGTTTAGGGATTTTGAGTTCACTTGCGAGATGCGACTTAGCGGAGATCGACGTCGCAATACGGGTATCTACTATCGGGTACATCCGTTTCTTTTCAAAAGTCAGAATGGTAAGAAATCGTATATGGCCCCTTCGGGATACGAATTTGATGCCGCCTTTCACCATCCCGATGGGAAAAATTTCAGGGGAACCCTCGGGGATTGGTACGCCCGACCATCATTGCGTATTTTCCCCGATAAGGATATCATCAATAAAGCTTACAAAACGGATGAGTGGAATCGAATGACCCTTAGGGCACATGGAAATCGTTTGGAATATTGGATTAACGGCTTTAAGGTAATGGATTATACCGATACCGATCCAAAAGCTTCCCAAGAAGGCATCATTGGTTTCCAGATTCATGATGGTTCCGTTATGACGGTGGAGTATCGTAACATTAGGGTACTTCCGCTCTAG
- a CDS encoding lycopene cyclase family protein, protein MSHYDYIIIGAGAAGLMLADSLGKDDFFASKSILILEKDDKSKNDRTWCFWEKENGAFDDILHKSWSKVYFAGKDLKLSTTIRPYTYKMLRGIDFYSHFLTRIKGYSNISWLKGNVVAIEENENGAMVSTNTQKFSGTQVFNSTFDYQSVINQKKYPVLQQHFLGWFVKTKHPIFKVDEATFMDFSIPQKGNTRFMYVLPFSETEALLEYTLFSEKTLEKQEYEDAIEDYLTNVLNCSDYEIMEKEVGNIPMTCYKFHKHNTNSILNIGIAGGWAKPSTGFTFYNTSKKVKALTDHLKKGKTLSKFYKRDKFWFYDLLLLDILHSQNHLGQSIFESLFKKRKASLILKFLDNETSVYEDIQIMAAPKAFPFMKALLKRVFRPFFS, encoded by the coding sequence ATGTCCCATTACGATTATATCATTATTGGAGCAGGTGCAGCTGGTCTTATGCTGGCAGATTCTTTGGGAAAAGATGATTTCTTCGCATCCAAATCCATATTGATACTGGAGAAGGATGATAAATCAAAAAACGACCGAACTTGGTGTTTTTGGGAAAAAGAAAATGGTGCGTTTGATGATATTCTCCATAAAAGCTGGTCCAAGGTATATTTTGCGGGAAAAGATTTAAAACTTTCCACAACAATTAGACCCTATACATATAAAATGCTTCGAGGCATTGACTTTTATAGCCATTTTTTAACGAGAATAAAAGGCTATTCCAACATTTCATGGCTAAAAGGCAATGTTGTTGCTATTGAGGAAAATGAAAATGGAGCCATGGTATCAACCAACACGCAAAAATTTTCTGGAACGCAAGTTTTCAATAGCACCTTTGATTATCAAAGCGTCATAAATCAAAAGAAATATCCGGTACTTCAACAGCATTTCTTAGGCTGGTTTGTAAAAACCAAACATCCTATTTTTAAGGTAGATGAAGCTACTTTTATGGACTTTTCCATACCTCAAAAAGGGAATACCCGTTTTATGTATGTGCTTCCATTCTCCGAAACCGAAGCGCTTTTGGAATATACCTTGTTTTCAGAAAAAACCTTGGAAAAACAGGAATATGAAGATGCCATTGAAGATTACCTAACCAATGTATTGAATTGCTCTGATTATGAAATAATGGAAAAAGAAGTAGGTAACATTCCCATGACCTGTTATAAATTTCATAAGCACAATACGAATAGTATTTTGAATATTGGTATAGCCGGTGGATGGGCAAAACCCAGTACGGGATTCACATTTTATAATACCAGCAAAAAAGTAAAGGCACTGACTGATCATCTAAAGAAAGGAAAAACACTATCCAAATTTTACAAAAGGGATAAATTTTGGTTCTACGACTTGTTGCTTTTGGATATCCTTCATAGTCAAAACCATTTGGGCCAATCTATATTTGAATCATTGTTCAAAAAAAGAAAAGCTTCGTTAATCTTAAAGTTTCTTGATAATGAAACCAGTGTTTATGAAGACATACAAATAATGGCAGCTCCTAAAGCGTTCCCTTTTATGAAAGCATTGTTAAAGAGAGTTTTTAGACCGTTCTTTTCATAA
- a CDS encoding polyprenyl synthetase family protein, whose product MRSTAFYRNEFIIHLEKKIEVKEPKNLYEPINYILGLGGKRLRPVLTLMTTDLFGGILQDALDAALAIEMFHNFSLVHDDIMDDAPLRRGKTTVHEKWDVNTGILSGDAMLINSYQFFESYDSEVFKKLTILFSKTAIEVCEGQQYDVDFELRDDVTIPEYLKMIEYKTAVLVAAAMKMGAIIAKASQNDTDYIYEFGKNLGIAFQLQDDYLDAFGDPETFGKQVGGDIMENKKTFLYLKSLEFAPKEQQESLKHLYSLQPEDPTTKIETVKSIFMESGAVEEAKKEISDYTQKAFDALVSIKMSEKNKSVLKEFGENLMKRTV is encoded by the coding sequence ATGCGTTCAACAGCGTTTTACCGTAACGAGTTTATAATACACCTTGAAAAGAAAATTGAGGTCAAGGAGCCCAAAAACCTATATGAGCCAATCAATTATATTTTAGGTTTGGGGGGAAAGCGATTGCGCCCTGTGCTAACCTTAATGACCACTGATCTGTTTGGTGGAATTCTCCAGGATGCCTTGGATGCAGCTTTGGCGATTGAAATGTTCCATAATTTTTCCTTGGTCCATGATGATATTATGGATGATGCCCCCTTGCGTAGGGGTAAGACCACGGTGCATGAAAAATGGGATGTGAATACAGGTATTTTATCCGGTGATGCCATGCTGATAAATTCCTATCAGTTTTTTGAAAGTTATGATTCAGAGGTTTTTAAAAAGTTGACCATTCTTTTTAGCAAAACTGCGATTGAAGTATGTGAAGGACAACAATATGATGTTGATTTTGAATTGAGGGATGATGTTACAATTCCCGAATATCTAAAAATGATTGAGTACAAAACGGCAGTTTTGGTAGCTGCAGCCATGAAAATGGGAGCCATTATTGCCAAAGCTTCCCAAAATGATACCGATTATATTTATGAATTTGGCAAAAACCTTGGAATAGCCTTTCAGCTACAAGATGATTATCTGGACGCTTTTGGCGACCCCGAAACCTTTGGAAAACAGGTTGGGGGGGACATCATGGAGAACAAAAAGACGTTTCTCTACCTAAAATCATTGGAGTTTGCCCCAAAAGAACAACAAGAAAGTCTAAAGCATTTATATTCCCTACAACCTGAGGACCCTACAACCAAGATCGAGACCGTGAAATCCATTTTTATGGAAAGTGGGGCAGTGGAAGAAGCGAAAAAGGAAATTAGTGACTATACCCAAAAAGCTTTTGATGCGTTGGTTTCGATAAAGATGTCAGAGAAGAACAAATCAGTGCTAAAGGAATTTGGAGAAAATCTTATGAAAAGAACGGTCTAA